A single window of Pseudomonadota bacterium DNA harbors:
- the uvrA gene encoding excinuclease ABC subunit UvrA, which translates to MATRNSLVITNAQENNLKGLTLEIPHDTFVAITGLSGSGKSSLAFDTIYAEGQRRYIETFSPYTRQFFDKVKRPRVDLIDNVRPAIAIQQRTRIVNSRSTVGSMTDINDLLKIVWSNLAIPVCPTCGLPLSRWDAASLAALIERWCEVKPEATFLLGVKTKNTPELLGRLQMLGYSRYFDRKQAELLNLDDSPPAKKLLEISVVIDRCRKQGFARKQVQDSLEQCFSLGAGIVEVLELRERTTRPLARLSVSHGACLVSSKFEAYIFKSTYHCGDGEISIERPRPALFSYNHPIGACPECNGFGKNLVVDPNRCVSDHKKSILEHAIECWRGKGSASEYKRLLAFCNEQGIAVNIPWSALSAQQREVIFTHKSRSFVGINAWFKHLERKRYKMHVRVFLARYRSQVDCQSCGGARLKSDALAYRINGLTIAQISALSLDRLHVWFSTLYSSLKKGDKLPRQLDELFKNIINRLGHLNALGLPYLALSREARTLSGGETQRVNLVSAVGSNLISTHFVLDEPSVGLHARDTEQLIKALRDLTARGNSLTVVEHDQDCLQAADSILELGPESGERGGEVTYFGPVAKWQGLGIAPFTASEIAPDFKELLKIRGARNRNLRSINLDIPLNSFVCLTGVSGSGKSSLLSEVIESAWEVYQGATPDPQRITAEVSGFEHLKQVLLVDQSPLSKTPRANIATYTKIWDRIRELLSSSEGARERGLSKSSFSFNVNAGRCSSCEGAGFIREDMQFLSDVFIQCESCLGMRFQSSVLEVRYKDKNVHDILSMSVAACCDLFEQELFITAACKVLMQLGLGHITLGHPLSDLSGGEAQRLKLVPHIVEGARGRSLFLFDEPTTGLHVRDIERLLALFNLLCSQGHSIICVEHNLRLIASAAWIVDLGPEGGAQGGEVLREGTPRDLILSLKDPTQRESLTARYLAQFVEQNSYKKKRARPRSVKAKSAIPAKRITTIDIIGAKEHNLKNISLSIPLNSLITLSGVSGSGKSTIAKDILYAEGQRRYLDCLSPYARQFIKELKKPAIDEIRNVQPTICVYQHTFQPSALSTVGTMSEVYNFLRLLYAKVGLQFCPDHPDQSISPLSAEQIAEHLKQHYSGSIRLFAPVVNQKKGSHKAVFQRAIESEISEVRIDGALTSPMKFIEQGLAKSKVHSIEFVTARFNVKTMPLDLVIEGVKQALAIGAGTVIVSSASGERVFSSQRTCQICQRGFFKPDPEDLSFNSRRGRCVLCDGRGVIKTGACPECYGTRLNEIGRNIKLFNKNIHELTTLTAPILHKQLNGLISNSAADKIIEPIVKELNSKLQTLTGLGLEHLALNRECLTLSNGELQRLRLATAMGSPLCGVTYIFDEPSAGLHPADNKLLLGKLVELKERGNTVIQIEHEIDNILAAEHIIDVGPGAGTHGGEIVFQGSVSDACLEARSATARALTTPLEIKAPIVSSSEQLLITNATCNNLKNLTLSLPLKSLVTVAGVSGSGKSSLVHGVIVAALSVGSQSKGTFKGAHGSVKSSLEIERCIVVDQQPIGRSPRSTPASYLGIWDEVRKLYAETLEAKSRGWGASFFSHNTGKGRCPTCKGQGELTLEMSFLAEARVLCESCLGSRFTPQADSVRFKELNVSQVLQLTFEQARAIFINHRKIHQACKLACELGLGYLTLGQSSSTLSGGESQRLKLTSELHGSRRGHTIYILDEPTTGLHRLDVALLLKGLQGLVQQGHSVIVIEHDADTISRSDWVLELGPGPGALGGNVVFQGVPSELVRAKTAWGAALRERIALHGSFKPARAA; encoded by the coding sequence ATGGCAACGCGTAACTCCCTTGTTATTACAAACGCTCAAGAGAACAACTTAAAAGGACTCACCCTTGAGATCCCGCACGACACCTTCGTTGCGATTACCGGACTCTCCGGTTCAGGCAAGTCCTCGCTCGCCTTTGATACGATATACGCCGAGGGGCAGCGGCGCTACATAGAGACCTTCTCCCCTTATACCAGACAGTTCTTTGATAAGGTAAAACGACCACGCGTTGACCTAATCGATAACGTACGCCCTGCCATCGCCATTCAACAACGAACTCGGATCGTTAATTCACGCTCCACCGTTGGTTCGATGACCGATATAAACGATCTCTTAAAGATAGTGTGGAGCAACCTTGCGATTCCGGTCTGTCCAACCTGCGGACTTCCCCTATCAAGGTGGGATGCGGCATCTCTCGCCGCACTCATCGAGCGCTGGTGCGAGGTAAAACCAGAGGCAACCTTTCTACTCGGTGTAAAAACAAAGAACACCCCCGAGCTGCTCGGTAGGTTACAGATGCTTGGATACTCGCGCTACTTCGATAGAAAGCAGGCCGAGCTTTTAAACCTAGATGACTCCCCGCCTGCCAAAAAGCTACTTGAGATCTCGGTCGTTATCGACCGCTGCCGCAAGCAGGGCTTTGCCCGTAAACAGGTTCAGGACTCCCTAGAGCAATGTTTCTCACTCGGTGCTGGCATAGTCGAGGTGCTAGAGCTGCGCGAACGTACTACACGGCCCCTAGCGCGCTTGAGCGTGTCGCACGGCGCCTGTCTGGTATCTAGCAAATTTGAAGCTTATATCTTTAAAAGCACCTATCACTGCGGCGATGGTGAGATCTCGATTGAAAGGCCCCGCCCCGCCCTCTTCTCTTACAACCATCCGATCGGGGCCTGCCCAGAATGTAACGGCTTCGGAAAGAACTTGGTCGTAGACCCCAACCGCTGCGTATCTGATCACAAGAAAAGCATCCTAGAGCACGCGATTGAGTGCTGGCGTGGCAAGGGGTCCGCAAGTGAATATAAACGGCTACTCGCATTCTGTAACGAACAGGGTATTGCGGTTAATATTCCGTGGTCAGCGCTCTCCGCGCAACAACGGGAAGTTATCTTTACCCATAAGTCGCGTAGCTTTGTCGGTATCAACGCCTGGTTTAAGCACCTTGAGCGCAAGCGGTACAAGATGCATGTGCGGGTGTTTCTGGCGCGCTACCGCAGCCAGGTTGATTGCCAATCATGCGGCGGTGCACGATTAAAATCTGACGCTCTAGCGTACCGCATCAACGGTCTAACGATAGCGCAGATCTCAGCCCTTTCACTTGATAGGCTGCATGTATGGTTTAGCACTCTATACTCTTCGCTAAAGAAAGGGGATAAACTTCCACGTCAACTTGATGAGCTCTTTAAGAACATCATTAATCGACTGGGGCACCTAAATGCTCTGGGGCTCCCGTACCTAGCGCTCAGTAGAGAGGCGCGCACCCTCTCCGGTGGTGAAACGCAGCGTGTTAATCTGGTCTCCGCCGTAGGAAGTAATTTAATCTCAACTCATTTTGTACTCGATGAGCCCTCAGTTGGGCTGCATGCCAGGGATACCGAGCAGCTTATTAAGGCTCTGCGCGATCTTACCGCAAGGGGTAACTCCCTAACCGTTGTCGAGCACGATCAGGATTGTCTTCAGGCCGCCGACTCTATCCTAGAGCTCGGTCCAGAGAGCGGCGAGCGTGGCGGCGAGGTTACCTACTTCGGGCCCGTTGCTAAGTGGCAAGGGTTGGGGATAGCGCCCTTTACGGCGAGCGAGATTGCGCCAGATTTTAAAGAGCTCTTAAAAATTCGTGGCGCTCGAAACCGCAATCTAAGATCGATAAACTTAGATATTCCACTTAATTCCTTTGTTTGCCTGACCGGGGTCTCAGGTAGCGGCAAGAGCTCGCTGCTCTCTGAGGTAATAGAATCAGCCTGGGAGGTTTATCAGGGTGCTACACCTGATCCGCAAAGAATTACCGCAGAGGTTTCAGGCTTTGAGCACCTAAAACAGGTGCTGCTGGTAGATCAATCGCCACTCTCTAAAACCCCGCGCGCTAATATCGCTACCTACACGAAGATCTGGGATCGGATCCGTGAGCTGCTCTCTAGCTCCGAGGGGGCGAGGGAGCGAGGTCTCTCAAAATCCTCCTTCTCCTTTAACGTAAACGCGGGTCGCTGCTCTAGCTGCGAGGGAGCTGGCTTTATTCGCGAGGATATGCAGTTTTTAAGCGATGTTTTTATTCAGTGCGAGTCCTGTCTCGGTATGCGCTTTCAATCCTCGGTACTTGAGGTGCGATATAAGGATAAAAACGTGCACGATATTTTATCGATGAGCGTTGCTGCGTGCTGTGATCTCTTTGAGCAGGAGCTATTTATTACCGCCGCCTGTAAAGTTCTGATGCAGCTTGGGCTCGGGCATATAACTTTAGGACACCCACTAAGCGATCTCTCCGGTGGCGAGGCGCAGCGTCTTAAACTTGTTCCGCACATCGTTGAAGGGGCTAGGGGAAGGTCGCTCTTTCTCTTTGATGAGCCCACAACCGGCTTGCATGTAAGGGATATAGAGCGCCTCTTAGCGCTCTTTAATCTGCTCTGCTCTCAGGGGCACTCGATTATCTGCGTCGAGCATAACCTAAGGCTAATCGCATCCGCTGCCTGGATTGTCGACCTAGGGCCAGAGGGGGGCGCTCAGGGGGGTGAAGTTCTACGCGAAGGAACGCCGCGTGACCTGATCCTATCGTTAAAGGACCCTACACAGAGGGAGAGCCTGACCGCTCGTTATCTTGCGCAGTTTGTAGAACAGAATAGCTACAAAAAAAAGCGGGCTCGCCCTCGTTCAGTAAAAGCAAAGAGCGCAATACCCGCCAAACGTATCACAACGATAGATATTATCGGCGCTAAGGAGCACAACTTAAAAAATATATCTCTCTCTATTCCACTGAACTCGCTCATAACTTTGAGCGGTGTGTCAGGCTCCGGAAAGTCCACTATCGCAAAGGATATTCTATATGCCGAGGGGCAGCGCCGCTATCTAGATTGCCTCTCTCCGTACGCACGGCAGTTTATCAAGGAGCTTAAAAAGCCCGCTATCGATGAGATCAGAAACGTTCAGCCTACGATCTGCGTCTATCAACACACCTTTCAGCCCTCGGCGCTCTCGACCGTTGGAACGATGAGCGAGGTGTATAACTTTCTGCGGCTACTCTACGCTAAGGTTGGTTTGCAGTTCTGCCCGGATCATCCCGATCAATCGATCTCGCCCCTCTCTGCTGAGCAGATAGCCGAGCACCTCAAGCAACACTACTCTGGGAGCATTCGGCTCTTTGCGCCCGTAGTTAACCAAAAAAAGGGCTCCCATAAGGCCGTCTTTCAACGCGCTATTGAGAGCGAGATTAGCGAGGTGCGAATTGATGGCGCGCTAACCTCGCCAATGAAATTTATCGAGCAGGGGTTAGCAAAAAGCAAGGTGCACTCGATTGAGTTCGTTACTGCTCGCTTTAACGTTAAAACGATGCCGCTGGATCTTGTAATAGAGGGGGTCAAGCAGGCCCTCGCGATCGGTGCCGGTACCGTTATCGTCTCTAGCGCTAGCGGTGAGCGCGTATTTAGCTCACAACGCACCTGTCAGATCTGTCAGCGTGGTTTCTTTAAACCAGACCCAGAGGATCTCTCCTTTAACTCACGCCGTGGTCGGTGCGTTCTATGTGATGGCCGCGGCGTTATTAAAACCGGTGCATGTCCGGAGTGTTACGGTACTCGCCTAAACGAGATCGGTCGAAACATTAAGCTCTTTAATAAGAACATTCATGAGCTGACTACCCTTACAGCGCCTATACTGCATAAGCAGCTGAACGGTCTTATATCAAACTCCGCAGCCGATAAGATTATTGAGCCGATAGTTAAGGAGCTAAACAGTAAGCTTCAAACCCTGACAGGGCTTGGCCTCGAACACCTAGCACTTAATAGGGAGTGCTTAACGCTCTCAAATGGTGAGCTGCAACGGCTCAGGCTCGCCACCGCCATGGGCTCACCCCTCTGCGGAGTTACCTATATCTTTGATGAGCCAAGCGCCGGTCTGCACCCTGCCGATAATAAGCTACTCCTTGGAAAGCTCGTTGAGCTAAAGGAGCGCGGTAATACCGTTATTCAGATAGAGCATGAGATCGATAATATTTTGGCCGCTGAGCATATCATAGATGTAGGGCCTGGGGCCGGCACACATGGCGGTGAGATCGTTTTTCAAGGCTCTGTATCTGATGCCTGCCTAGAGGCTCGCTCTGCAACCGCTCGTGCCCTTACTACACCACTTGAGATTAAGGCTCCTATAGTGAGCTCTAGCGAGCAGCTACTAATTACTAACGCCACCTGCAATAATCTTAAGAACCTAACGCTCTCTCTCCCACTTAAGAGCCTAGTTACCGTGGCGGGGGTCTCTGGCTCCGGCAAGAGCTCCCTTGTACACGGCGTAATAGTTGCGGCACTCTCAGTGGGCTCGCAATCGAAGGGGACGTTTAAGGGCGCGCATGGATCGGTTAAGAGCTCCCTTGAGATCGAGCGCTGTATCGTAGTCGATCAACAACCGATCGGAAGGAGCCCGCGCTCCACCCCGGCATCATACTTAGGGATCTGGGATGAGGTTAGAAAGCTCTACGCCGAAACGCTGGAGGCTAAATCACGGGGCTGGGGAGCGAGCTTCTTCTCGCATAATACCGGTAAGGGGCGTTGTCCTACCTGTAAGGGTCAGGGGGAGCTAACCCTTGAGATGAGCTTTTTGGCAGAGGCTCGGGTTCTGTGTGAGAGCTGCCTCGGCAGCCGCTTTACCCCGCAGGCCGATTCTGTGCGCTTTAAGGAGCTAAACGTTAGCCAGGTTCTGCAACTGACCTTTGAGCAGGCGCGCGCGATCTTTATTAACCACCGCAAGATTCATCAGGCCTGTAAGTTGGCGTGCGAGCTAGGTCTTGGCTACCTAACCCTGGGGCAATCCTCCTCAACGCTTTCGGGGGGCGAGAGCCAGCGGCTTAAACTTACCTCGGAGCTGCACGGCTCTCGGCGTGGGCATACTATATATATACTGGATGAGCCTACTACTGGGCTGCACCGCCTCGACGTTGCGCTTCTGCTTAAGGGCTTGCAGGGGTTGGTGCAACAGGGGCACTCAGTAATCGTAATTGAGCACGATGCGGATACGATCTCACGCTCCGATTGGGTGCTTGAGCTTGGTCCCGGCCCGGGTGCCCTCGGGGGCAATGTTGTGTTCCAGGGCGTTCCTAGCGAGCTAGTTCGGGCAAAAACCGCGTGGGGGGCAGCTCTTCGGGAGCGCATCGCGCTGCATGGCTCCTTTAAGCCTGCGCG
- a CDS encoding DCC1-like thiol-disulfide oxidoreductase family protein: protein MNTDFKDSDRIGKLGLIIYDGTCGVCSVFIGERKLLFEKYGFSIAALQEEWIEPLTGLSEATLLNSIHLFTSEKKILKGVDFFDYLSAKIWWLTPLYLIFRVPLIKPLFSVFYTFIATRRRKISRVCGLQSRAKY from the coding sequence ATGAATACTGACTTTAAAGATAGCGATCGTATTGGAAAATTAGGACTAATTATTTACGATGGCACTTGTGGAGTTTGTTCAGTATTTATTGGCGAGAGAAAATTACTTTTCGAAAAATACGGCTTCTCTATTGCCGCCCTACAGGAAGAGTGGATCGAGCCCCTAACTGGGCTATCTGAGGCAACTCTGTTAAATTCTATTCATCTTTTCACCTCAGAAAAGAAGATATTAAAAGGAGTAGATTTTTTTGATTATTTATCAGCCAAAATATGGTGGCTTACCCCGCTCTATTTAATTTTTAGAGTTCCACTTATCAAGCCTTTGTTCTCTGTATTCTATACTTTTATTGCTACAAGACGCAGGAAGATTTCTAGAGTTTGCGGACTACAATCAAGAGCCAAATACTAG